The following proteins come from a genomic window of Anopheles ziemanni chromosome 3, idAnoZiCoDA_A2_x.2, whole genome shotgun sequence:
- the LOC131284989 gene encoding probable sodium/potassium/calcium exchanger CG1090: MAIGMTGRRNGRRGRYWHMGIVFLVYSSFHAYSASIGGGSDERGAGGELGGIDLSNVTPNPAFYATSASSSGETSGEIDTTAPDDVNPTEESKPTSRPHHTHPTWRPRRENCTPPAIEQFPQPLMGPNVRKHGGLIIHVLVAVFTFLGLAIVCDDYFVSSLDRICEELKLSPDVAGATFMAAGSSAPELATVVIGVFFAKDDIGISGVIGSAVFNIMFVISVCALCSGTVLQLNWWPLVRDCTFYTISILVMLIVIINDVISWVESLIMLLFYVVYCVALHFNTPLEKWAHTWNLPIKLPTKEEQSALVTYKNLPETTYTQGQQPGQQEAQQPPAEQPPAADPGYAAYMDPNSSWDPNAAWGEPAAPVANTVAVGNVNDAWNSGTGQQHYAYEDQYGQDGGQKASQQQQQAVVQQQTAVAPQAPGEDYYKPKEPRPQDSHNPLEKPVDGGILAQVSWAIVYPIHYTARLTMPDCKTEKYKNWYPFTFLISMIWISFYSYFMVWMITIIGSTLGIPDTVMGLTFVAAGVSVPDALSSIAVIKEGYGDMAVSNAVGSNVFDILICLGLPWFIQTAIIKPGSHVNVISKGLTYSTLSLLSTVMFLLFATHLNGWKLDKRLGIVLMFWYLLFITVASLYELNFFGQLNPPECPSIY, from the exons ATGGCCATTGGTATGACGGGGCGCCGGAATGGCCGCCGAGGCCGCTACTGGCACATGGGCATTGTGTTCCTGGTGTACTCCAGCTTCCACGCGTACTCTGCGTCGATCGGTGGCGGGAGCGACGAGCGAGGAGCTGGCGGTGAGCTGGGCGGTATCGACCTGTCCAACGTCACACCGAACCCGGCCTTCTACGCCACCTCGGCGTCGTCCTCGGGCGAGACGTCCGGCGAAATCGACACAACCGCACCGGACGACGTAAACCCGACGGAGGAATCGAAACCGACGAGCCGGCCGCACCATACGCACCCCACTTGGAGGCCACGGCGGGAAAACTGTACCCCTCCTGCCATCGAACAGTTCCCCCAGCCGCTGATGGGGCCCAACGTGCGGAAGCATGGCGGCTTGATCATACACGTCCTAGTGGCCGTCTTCACCTTCCTCGGACTGGCCATCGTGTGCGATGACTACTTCGTTTCGAGTTTAGATAGAATTTGTGAAG AATTAAAACTATCTCCGGATGTCGCTGGTGCGACGTTTATGGCCGCCGGCAGCTCGGCTCCAGAGTTGGCAACCGTGGTGATCGGGGTGTTCTTCGCTAAGGATGACATTGGCATCAGTGGCGTCATTGGATCGGCTGTCTTCAACATCATGTTCGTCATCTCCGTGTGCGCCCTGTGCTCCGGTACGGTGCTGCAGCTCAACTGGTGGCCACTGGTTCGTGACTGCACTTTCTACACCATCTCCATTCTGGTCATGCTGATCGTCATCATCAACGATGTGATCTCGTGGGTGGAGTCGCTAATCATGCTGCTCTTCTACGTGGTGTACTGCGTGGCACTGCATTTCAATACGCCGTTGGAAAAGTGGGCCCATACCTGGAACCTTCCGATCAAGCTGCCCACGAAGGAGGAACAGTCCGCGCTCGTCACGTACAAGAACCTGCCCGAGACGACCTATACCCAGGGTCAGCAGCCTGGACAGCAGGAAGCCCAACAGCCGCCTGCCGAGCAGCCGCCGGCGGCTGACCCGGGCTACGCAGCCTATATGGATCCCAACTCGAGCTGGGATCCAAATGCGGCCTGGGGTGAACCTGCAGCACCGGTAGCAAACACCGTTGCCGTGGGCAATGTTAACGATGCCTGGAACAGTGGAACCGGTCAGCAGCATTACGCCTACGAGGATCAGTACGGCCAGGACGGTGGCCAGAAGGCatcccaacagcagcagcaggcagtCGTCCAACAGCAAACGGCAGTGGCACCCCAGGCGCCTGGTGAAGATTACTACAAACCGAAGGAACCGCGACCACAAGATTCGCACAATCCTCTGGAGAAGCCCGTCGACGGGGGCATCCTGGCGCAGGTATCGTGGGCAATCGTATACCCCATCCACTACACTGCCCGCCTCACGATGCCCGACTGCAAGACGGAGAAGTACAAAAACTGGTACCCATTCACGTTTCTCATCTCGATGATCTGGATCTCGTTTTACTCGTACTTCATGGTGTGGATGATAACGATCATCGGTTCGACCCTCGGCATCCCTGATACCGTCATGGGACTAACGTTCGTGGCCGCGGGTGTGTCCGTCCCGGACGCGCTTAGTTCCATCGCGGTGATCAAGGAAGGCTACGGCGACATGGCCGTGTCGAACGCCGTCGGGTCGAACGTGTTCGATATACTCATCTGCCTCGGGCTGCCCTGGTTCATCCAGACCGCGATCATCAAGCCCGGCTCGCACGTCAACGTCATCTCGAAGGGCCTGACGTACTCCACGCTGTCGCTGCTGTCGACGGTGATGTTCTTGCTGTTCGCGACGCACCTCAACGGCTGGAAGCTGGACAAGCGTCTCGGAATTGTGCTGATGTTCTGGTACCTGCTCTTCATCACCGTCGCATCGCTTTACGAACTGAACTTCTTCGGTCAGCTGAATCCTCCCGAATGCCCCA GTATCTATTAA
- the LOC131286803 gene encoding sideroflexin-1-3: MATELPRVNLDEPRYDQSTYLNRAKHFLIVTNPLNAFATEEQLDRAARIVRDYRAGKPVPDVRSVDELWSAKYLYDSAFHPDTGEKMLLVGRMSAQVPMNMTITGCMMTFYKSTPAVIFWQWFNQSFNAVVNYTNRSGASPISQEQLLTSYCMATGGALVTALSLNRLVRNAPPLVGRLVPLAAVAAANCINIPLMRIQEIKNGVTLLDKDGKELGQSVRAAKEGISAVTFSRILMAMPGMVFTPVLMNTLEKRGFLRRFPWANAPIQTLFCGLCLTFATPLCCALFSQKASISVDSLEEDLRTKLRKERPELDIVFYNKGL; this comes from the exons ATGGCAACCGAATTACCTCGAGTAAACCTGGATGAGCCGCGCTACGACCAGAGTACCTACCTGAACCGTGCAAAGCACTTTCTTATCGTCACCAACCCTCTGAATGCGTTTGCCACCGAGGAACAGCTCGACCGAGCTGCTCGGATCGTGCGCGACTATCG GGCCGGCAAACCAGTACCGGATGTGCGTAGCGTCGATGAACTGTGGAGCGCCAAGTATCTGTACGACAGTGCGTTCCACCCGGACACGGGCGAGAAGATGTTGCTGGTGGGACGCATGTCGGCCCAGGTGCCCATGAACATGACCATCACCGGGTGCATGATGACGTTCTACAAGTCGACACCAGCCGTCATCTTCTGGCAGTGGTTTAACCAGTCGTTCAACGCGGTGGTCAATTACACGAACCGTTCCGGTGCGTCGCCGATCAGCCAGGAGCAGTTGCTCACCTCGTACTGCATGGCAACAGGTGGCGCCCTGGTGACTGCACTTTCGCTCAATCGGCTCGTGCGG AATGCGCCCCCACTTGTCGGACGTCTTGTGCCCCTCGCAGCCGTCGCCGCGGCCAATTGCATTAACATTCCATTGATGCGTATACA AGAAATTAAAAACGGCGTTACCCTGTTGGACAAGGATGGCAAGGAACTGGGTCAGTCGGTGCGTGCCGCTAAGGAAGGAATTTCAGCCGTCACATTCAGCCGCATCCTGATGGCAATGCCAGGAATGG tctTCACACCTGTGCTGATGAACACGCTGGAAAAGCGTGGCTTCCTACGCCGATTCCCGTGGGCCAACGCTCCCATCCAGACACTGTTCTGTGGTTTGTGTCTCACGTTCGCTACGCCACTCTGCTGCGCACTATTCAGCCAGAAGGCCTCGATCAGCGTGGATAGCTTGGAAGAGGATCTGCGTACGAAACTGCGTAAAGAGCGCCCTGAACTAGACATCGTGTTCTACAACAAGGGTCTGTAA